The Chthonomonadales bacterium genome includes a region encoding these proteins:
- a CDS encoding sulfite exporter TauE/SafE family protein produces the protein MNLTPEQWAMGAAAGTLIGFSKTGMPGVGILVVPMLAHAFGGRASVGLMLPMLIFGDVFAVAWYRHHARWDRIGRLLPWVAVGMGAGAWLLYVLGEQHAHKDQMNVIIGWLVLAMLGVHLARLRWGEQLTPHSRVGAAAVGTGAGFTTTASNAAGPIMALYMQSMGFRKQEFMGTTAWYFLIVNVAKLPVFYLLSLATPDRPLITGASLLVDLAMLPVIVAGALTGKWFLPRVRQSAFDGLVLVLSGIAALQLALG, from the coding sequence GTGAACCTGACCCCCGAGCAGTGGGCGATGGGCGCCGCGGCGGGCACGCTGATCGGCTTCTCCAAGACCGGGATGCCGGGCGTCGGCATCCTCGTGGTGCCGATGCTGGCACACGCCTTCGGCGGGCGCGCGTCCGTGGGGCTAATGCTGCCGATGCTCATCTTCGGCGACGTGTTTGCGGTCGCCTGGTACCGCCACCACGCGCGGTGGGACCGGATAGGGCGTCTTCTGCCGTGGGTCGCCGTCGGCATGGGAGCCGGTGCCTGGCTGCTCTACGTACTCGGCGAGCAACACGCGCACAAGGACCAGATGAACGTCATCATCGGCTGGCTCGTGCTGGCGATGCTGGGCGTTCACCTGGCCCGCCTGAGGTGGGGCGAGCAGCTCACACCGCACTCACGGGTCGGCGCGGCGGCGGTGGGGACCGGCGCGGGATTCACCACCACGGCGTCGAACGCGGCGGGCCCGATCATGGCGCTCTACATGCAGAGCATGGGCTTCCGCAAGCAGGAGTTCATGGGGACGACGGCCTGGTACTTCCTGATCGTGAACGTCGCCAAGCTGCCCGTCTTCTACCTGCTGAGTCTGGCTACACCCGACCGTCCACTGATCACGGGCGCCTCGCTGTTGGTCGACCTCGCTATGCTGCCCGTCATCGTCGCGGGGGCGCTCACCGGCAAGTGGTTCCTGCCGCGCGTGCGGCAGAGCGCCTTCGACGGCCTGGTGCTCGTGCTCTCTGGCATCGCCGCGCTCCAGCTCGCCCTGGGATAG
- the motA gene encoding flagellar motor stator protein MotA: protein MFVIVGALVVLGSIVAGFTMAGGQLSVLMQISEFIVIGGAAIGALIISNPPSFLGTLMKAVLGLLKGNPYTKVAYTELLKMLYDLFMLARREGMVALEHHAEHPHESEFFQQYPVFGGNHHAVSFLTDTLKVVITGTVQPYDLAEMMDADLEKSHAEANKVPQALAKTGDAMPGFGIVAAVLGVVITMGSIGGKPEEIGHHVASALVGTFLGVLLAYGIFAPLAAAAENQLGAEAQYMACIRAALLSFARGDAPLTAVEFARRNIEPASRCSFSEMEQTLKGGAKQAA, encoded by the coding sequence ATGTTCGTCATCGTCGGTGCGCTCGTCGTGCTCGGGAGCATCGTCGCCGGCTTCACCATGGCCGGCGGTCAACTCTCCGTGCTCATGCAGATCTCGGAGTTCATCGTGATCGGCGGGGCGGCGATCGGGGCGCTAATCATCTCCAACCCGCCGTCGTTTCTCGGCACGCTCATGAAGGCCGTTCTGGGCCTTCTGAAGGGAAACCCGTATACGAAGGTGGCCTATACCGAGCTGCTGAAGATGCTCTACGACCTGTTCATGCTCGCCCGACGGGAAGGCATGGTGGCCCTGGAGCATCACGCGGAGCATCCCCACGAGAGCGAGTTCTTTCAGCAGTACCCGGTGTTCGGCGGTAACCATCATGCGGTCTCGTTCCTGACGGACACGCTCAAGGTGGTGATCACCGGCACGGTGCAGCCCTACGACCTGGCGGAGATGATGGACGCCGACCTCGAAAAGAGCCATGCGGAGGCGAACAAGGTGCCGCAGGCGCTGGCCAAGACCGGCGACGCCATGCCGGGCTTCGGCATCGTCGCCGCCGTGCTTGGCGTCGTGATCACGATGGGCTCCATCGGCGGCAAGCCGGAGGAGATCGGTCATCACGTGGCGTCGGCCCTCGTCGGCACGTTCCTGGGCGTCCTGCTCGCCTATGGGATCTTTGCGCCGCTCGCGGCGGCGGCCGAGAATCAGTTAGGCGCCGAGGCCCAGTACATGGCGTGCATCCGCGCCGCGCTGCTCTCCTTCGCGCGCGGAGACGCCCCGCTGACCGCGGTGGAGTTCGCGCGCCGCAACATCGAGCCGGCCAGCCGCTGCAGCTTCAGCGAGATGGAGCAGACGCTCAAGGGCGGCGCCAAGCAGGCGGCCTGA
- the uppP gene encoding undecaprenyl-diphosphatase UppP yields MTDVQALILGFVQGFTEWLPISSTAHLRLVPALAGWPDPGAAFTAISQLGTLLAALVYFRTDLIGIVSRTPAGGPAPGDTADRRLLLPILVGTLPIVVTGALLRHAIEHQFRSLYVVTGAMMGFAVLLWVAERARTPRRSIDTVTVADGLVVGFGQALALLPGASRSGTTITAALFAGLERAAAARFSFLLSLPAVFLAGVYELYKARHAVADSHMGRPLLLATVVAFLVGWATIHWLLHFLRRHPTFVFVVYRWLLGLAILGLLLSGRITATDAAHEPIAPPAAVRPARTR; encoded by the coding sequence GTGACCGACGTCCAGGCGCTCATCCTCGGCTTCGTGCAAGGTTTCACCGAGTGGCTCCCGATCAGCAGCACCGCGCACCTGCGTCTGGTGCCCGCGCTCGCCGGCTGGCCGGACCCTGGCGCCGCCTTCACCGCCATCAGCCAGCTCGGCACGCTGCTCGCCGCCCTGGTCTACTTCCGCACCGACCTGATCGGGATCGTCTCGCGCACGCCCGCCGGCGGCCCCGCGCCCGGCGACACGGCCGACCGCCGCCTCTTGCTGCCCATCCTGGTCGGCACGCTGCCGATCGTGGTGACCGGCGCGCTGCTGCGGCACGCGATCGAGCACCAATTCCGCTCGCTCTACGTGGTGACCGGGGCCATGATGGGCTTCGCCGTGCTCCTGTGGGTCGCCGAGCGCGCGAGGACGCCGCGGCGATCGATCGACACGGTGACGGTGGCCGACGGGCTGGTGGTCGGCTTCGGCCAGGCGCTGGCGCTCCTTCCGGGCGCTTCGCGCTCCGGCACCACGATCACGGCCGCGCTCTTCGCCGGGCTGGAGCGCGCGGCCGCCGCGCGCTTCTCCTTCCTGCTCAGCCTGCCGGCCGTGTTCCTGGCCGGCGTCTACGAGCTCTACAAGGCACGCCACGCCGTCGCCGACTCGCACATGGGGCGGCCCCTCCTGCTGGCAACGGTGGTCGCGTTCCTCGTGGGGTGGGCCACCATCCACTGGCTGCTCCACTTCCTGCGCCGCCACCCGACCTTCGTGTTTGTCGTCTACCGCTGGCTGCTGGGCCTCGCCATCCTCGGGCTGCTGCTCTCGGGACGGATCACGGCGACCGACGCGGCGCACGAGCCCATCGCCCCACCGGCCGCCGTCCGCCCGGCCCGCACCCGGTGA